The sequence gaatctcgagctcgttcagtagccgctaggttgcgaaggccgacggaggtccttcgtagcttagttggttaaagcaccagtctagcgtactttAGGGTCATggattcgagtcccatcgaaggaaagtggttacttccaatacattttccaaatcaatatcttccacataacgtacatattcacatgagttttcataacattgtaaattaacgtccaagtcgggtggtttaatccccggaaatagacaactttgattgaaccgaaAATAGATATTTTAATTGGCCCTTTAGCAGAAATTCGGCCACATCAATACTTTTAAGTCTCCTAATAGCTAATCAGATTCTTATTGCCCCTTATCATATGGACAAGTTGTTGAACTTCATTCTACCTATACGCTAGTGGTAAAAATGATAACGCCAGGCattagttttaattttcaaatggtGATGTATTAATTTGAAATGAACATGTGTGAGAATCAAAATCTTGATTCCAAACGGTTAGAATGAgtagaaattttgttttttaactCACATTACTTGAATTTACAATTCAAATTATTTGTATATATTATGAATGCTTAGGCTTTTTCAATGGTAAATAATTATATAACGCCTACATATAAAATGAAGGATTTTGTAGCGTTTAAATTACTTCTACCAGTATACATTACACTTTTATAGCTGAAATTTATGTTATTGATTTTCCTTTGGggtaatataataaaaataatcaacaatTATTTATAAAATGTAGCCGGAGATATCCAGTGAAGTAATAAATGAGTGCAAGTTGCGCATCTACGACATTCTCGAGGAACAACGAATCGGGCCAGAACTGCGAATGCAAGATTTCGACAAGTATATGACCTTGATGAATGGTACCGACATTGACGAGATCGAACGTTTCATGGAAAAGCGTCCAAGCTTCGAGGAGTACTGCAAGTACATTCAGCGCTACAAACAAATGGAAGACAACGTGGCCAAAGAGATCTACGGCGTTATGTCGATGGGTTTCTACGAGTTTCATCGTGAGGGACTAATCGACACGCTGGAAGGTTTGGCTAAATTCATGCAGCAGGAATTGATTTCAAAGATGACGGCGGACCAGCAAAGTGCTGCCTCTCAGCTGGCTCAAGACTATGAGGTGATCGCCACAAAAGTCTTAACCATTCCGAAAGATACCGTCGAGTTGATGTCGTTAAAATCCTATGCCATTAAGATGGAAGAGACAACTATCCCAGAGATGGAAGAAAGGCTGAAGATCAATTTGAGTCATCTTCTGTATTTGACTGATTACACTATCTTCACACCGCTGGAAATAAAACAGAACAACAATACTTTTCAATGGTACATGAAGATGGCAACGATTTTCCAAGATCACAAGAACATCATCGCGGAAAAAGTGGTGGAATACCAAGATTCGCTGAAGCGAAGAATTGAGAACTTTCGCCGTGACTTGGAGATCTATTGGGGTCAAGTAAAAGAATATGACTCGTGGGGAGAGATCAAGAATCTGCAAAAGTACAAAAAGAAAGCCACTGGTCTTCATAATAAGCTGGTCTCTGCGATGGAAAAGATCGACCACATAAACGAGGAAGAAATAGCGTACGGCTGGGAGTTGTCTCAATATCCGCTTCGCAAGCAGTGTCATGACAAACTCACTCCGTACAAGAGTTTGTATGACGCTGGCCAAGAATTTATGGATAAACATGATCTGTGGATGCATTCGCAAGTCGGTCTGCACGATCCGGAACAAGTGGAAGAAACTGTTGGTAGCCTGTACCGAACAGTTTACAAGTTAGAAAAGAAGTTTTCAGATTCATACCAAACTCAGCGATTGGCGCATGACGTGAGTTACTTTCATTGGATCACaaagaaatataaatcaaataataattttgccaTTTCAGATTAAGACACGTATTGACCAGTTTAAAACTCATCTTCCAATAGTGCAAACCTTAGGTAACCCCGGAATGAAAGAACGTCACTGGGAGCAAGTTTCCGAAATTATTGGATTCCCCATAAAGATTGCACCAGATCTGACGTTGGAGAAGGTAATCGATTACGGTTTGGATGATTATATCCAAAGATTTGAAACCATTTCTGAGAGTGCAACCAAGGAAAACAATTTGGAGAAGGCTATGATTAAAATGGTTAACGAGTGGAGCGATATGGCGTTTGTGGTGATGCCATACAGAGATACAGGAACCTACATCTTGTCGGCGGTTGACGACATTCAGGTGTTGCTTGACGACCATATAATCAAAACGCAAACCATGAAGAGTTCGTTGTACATAAAACCATTTGAAGCAGATATTCTGTATGTAGCATTAACGTAGTTTAGTTTATCATAATCCGTAACTTAATAACATGTACTTTTCTTAAAAAGGGCGTGGGAAAAGAAGCTAATGCTTTTGCAGGACATATTGGACGATTGGCTTAAGGTGCAAGCGACATGGATGTATTTGGAGCCCATATTCTCCAGCCCCGACATTCAATCTCAAATGCCTGAAGAAGGTCGGCGCTTCAGCGCCGTGGACAAAATCTGGAAAGATCTGATGAAGAACGTGTATGCCGACACCAAAGTCCTAGCGGTCCTTGAAATAGACAAAATGTCGGAGAAATTGAAGAAGTCGTACAGCCTTCTGGAGATCATTCAGAAGGGTCTCAACGAGTATCTGGAGAAGAAACGTCTCTACTTCCCACGGTTCTTCTTCCTCTCCAACGACGAACTGCTGGAGATTCTGTCGGAAACAAAGAATCCTACCCGTGTGCAACCACATCTGAAGAAGTGCTTCGAGGGTATCGCCACGCTGCACTTCACGGAATCGCTTGATATTACCATGATGCGATCGAGTGAAGGCGAAGAAGTCCAGCTGGCTGACGAGGTGTCGACCAGCAAAGCCAAGGGTCAGGTGGAGAAATGGCTGCTGGATCTggaaaaatcgatgaagaagAGTGTTCACATCAAGATTGATGAGTCGTACGAGTCCTACACAAAGACGCTTCGACATGAGTGGGTCTTAATGTGGCCAGGACAATGCGTGCAAAGTATTTCGTGTGCCTTCTGGACGCTTGAGGTCACTCTGTGTTTTGACAGCGCCGATCCATTGGAAGCCCTTGAAGAGTACAAGGACACCTGCAAAACTCAAATATCGCACATAGTGGACCTGGTTAGGGGAAAGCTAGCCCTGCAGAACAGAATAACTCTTGGTGCTTTGATTGTGTTGGATGTTCATGCTCGAGATGTTTTAACGGAACTGATAAATACTCACACCACCAAATCAGACGACTTCACCTGGCTAGCTCAACTTAGATACTACATGGAAGAGAAGAACCTTTCAACCAGGATGATCAACTCTACCCTCAAGTACGGCTACGAATATCTGGGTAACACTTCTCGATTGGTGATTACTCCCCTCACTGATCGGTGCTTCCGAACTTTATTCGGAGCGCTGCATCTTCATTTGGGAGGAGCTCCAGAAGGGCCCGCAGGAACCGGCAAAACCGAAACCACAAAAGATTTGGCAAAAGCAGTCGCCAAACAGTGCGTCGTGTTCAACTGTTCTGATGGGTTGGACTACATCGCACTGGGCAAGTTCTTCAAAGGATTGGCATCCTGCGGTGCATGGTCCTGCTTCGATGAGTTCAATCGAATCGATCTGGAAGTGCTGTCTGTCGTAGCTCAGCAGATTTTGACCATTCAACGAGGTATCAATTCCGGCTCCCCTACACTGATATTCGAAGGAACCAGTCTTACTTTGGATCCAACATGTGCCGTATTTATAACAATGAATCCAGGCTATGCAGGGCGCTCAGAACTTCCCGATAATCTGAAGGCACTGTTCCGATCAGTCGCTATGATGGTACCGGATTACGCGCTTATATCCGAGATTGAACTTTATTCGTACGGTTTCCTGAATGCAAAACCACTGGCCATCAAGATAGTGGCAACATACCGTCTGTGTTCTGAACAGTTAAGTTCTCAACCGCACTATGACTATGGAATGCGGGCGGTCAAGTCTGTACTGAAGGCGGCTGGAGCGTTGAAACTCAGGTATCCCGATGAACTCGAGGATATTCTGGTGCTGAGATCTATCAAGGATGTCAACTTGGCCAAGTTTTTGAATCAGGACGTCCCACTGTTCCAGGGGATAATATCGGATTTGTTCCCTGGAGTTGTTCTGCCGGAACCGGACTATGTGGTGTTCAATGCGGCCGTGCAAAAGGCTTGCGAGCACAACAACATGCAGTGTACCCCGTTCTTCCTCGAAAAAGTACAGCAATTGTACGAGATGATTGTCGTGCGGCATGGTTTGATGCTTGTTGGACCTCCGTTCGGTGGGAAGACTACAGCTTACCGAATGCTAGCCGAAGCCTTATGCTACATAGAAGAACAGGGAGAGATGGACGAACATAAAGCTCATTACACTGTAATTAATCCGAAAGCGATCACAATGGGACAGCTGTACGGCcaatttgattcagtttcccaCGAATGGAGTGATGGCATTTTGGCGGTCAGTTACCGACAGTTCGCCGTCAGTACGACCCCTGACAGAAAGTGGCTGATATTTGATGGACCAGTAGATGCAGTTTGGATCGAGAATATGAACACCGTACTGGATGACAACAAGAAGCTCTGCTTGATGTCCGGAGAAATAATCCAGCTAGCGCCGACAACGAACTTAATATTTGAAGTTATGGACTTGGATGCTGCGTCACCTGCGACCGTATCACGATGTGGAATGATCTATCTGGAACCAAGCACACTGGGATGGGAACCTCTTCTAGAATCTTGGAAAAACACTCTGCCACCAGTGCTTCACTCGGTTAACAAACAAGTAATAACGCAGATGTTCATGCGATTTTGTCCCATTCTCCTGTGGTTCGTTCGCAAGGGTGGGGTAAGAGAGATGATGCCAACTTCCGACTCGAACCTGGTGAAGTCGGTGATGAATCTTTTTGACTGTTTCATGGATGACTATCGGAACGAGACCTACATGAAAACGGTGACCGAAGTGGACGTACGAGCACAGCTAGAAGGTGTGTTCTTCTTTTCCTGCATTTGGGCTATAGGAGGACCGCTAGAGACAGAAAGTCGAGAGAAATTCAGCGAATTGTTCCGTGCTTTGACGGAAAAAGTGTTTCCACCGGAAATCAACGATAAGTTCCATATCCCTCCAAGTATTCAAGTTCCGAATTTGACCAAACCATTCATATTTCAAATACCGAAAGGGGGCACTGTATTCGATTACCACTTTACCAAAGAAGGCAAAGGAAAATGGCGTCCATGGGCTGAAGAAATCGGACAGACCATCAACATTCAGCGAGACATGCCAGTAAATCAGATAATAGTCCCTACTGTTGAGACTATAAGAATAACGGCGCTTCTTGAGCTGCTTGTTCAACATGGAAAGTACTTATTGTTAGTGGGCCCTACCGGAACAGGAAAAAGTGTTTACACGATTGACTTCTTGCTGAAGCGAAACGATACCAACGTGTACAAACCCCTGTTGATCAATTTCTCGGCCCAAACTTCTGCCAACCAAGTACAGGACATCATCATGTCAAAACTAGATAAGCGACGAAAAGGTGTCTACGGGCCTCCACTGGGGAAGAAATGCGTCGTGTTTATCGATGATGTTTCTATGCCCCTGAAGGAGACCTACGGGGCACAGCCACCGATTGAGATTGTCCGAATGTTCCTAGATCACGCCATATGGTACGACAGAAAGGAAGTTGTTCCCATGAAGTTGGTTGACCTACAATTGATGTGCGCTATGGGTCCACCAAGCACTGGCAATACAGTTACTCCACGATTCTCCAGACACTTTAACGCTATTTCTTTGGATGAGTTCGATGATGCCACGTTGACTGGTATATTTAGCAAGATCGTGTTGTGGCATTTGGATACAAGAGGATTTTCGAAGGAGTTTGACCCATGCATTGACGAAATCGTATTATCCACGTTACAAATCTACAGGGAGGCTCGCAAAAAATTGCTCCCCACGCCAGCCAAGTGTCACTATTTATTCAACCTACGTGATTTCTCCAGAGTGATACAGGTTCGTTTCATTCAGAATTAACAGAACTTTTGGATGATTAATGTAAGTTTGATTTTCCAGGGTGTGCTTCTGTCAGTTCCAGAGGGAACGGAGAGTCTCAACTCGATTCGAAGAATGTGGGCCCATGAAATTATTCGCGTGTATGGCGATAGGCTGGTCGACGATGGTGATCGCGAATGGCTGTTTAACGAGCTGTGTGCAGTAATTGAGAAGTATATGCATGAGGATCCTAAGGATCTGTTTGACAGATTTGTTGAGGGTGGTCAGTTGAAGGAACAACATCTACGTGGATTGATGTTCTGCGACTTTACAAATCCGAAGGCAGACACGAAACTGTACTTGGAGGTACAAGATATGGAAGATCTTGGTTTTGTGGTGGAATCATATATCGTTGAGTACAACAATATGTCTAAGAAGCCGATGACCCTTGTCCTGTTTCGATTTGCCATCGAACACTTGTCCAGAATATGTCGGATTATCAAGCAGCCACGAAGCCATGCGTTGTTGGTCGGAGTAGGGGGTTCTGGCCGACAGTCTTTGGCTAGAATTGCGTCACACATTTGTTCATACGAATTATACCAGGTAAGTGATTTTGACTGTTATCTAGAAGATATTCTATGCCTACAATTTGAGTTAAGGTGGAAATATCGAGACAATACGGAATGACAGAATGGCGCGAAGATATGAaaaatttgctgaagaaagtggtTTCATCCGATCAACACATCTGCTTCCTTTTCACGGATACACAAATAAAGGAAGAGACGTTTTTAGAAGATATAAATAATTTACTAAATTCTGGTGAAATACCAAACCTTTTCACAAATGAGGAGAAATCTgagataatcgaaaaaatgagACAGCTTGATCGTCAAAAAGAGAAATCTCAGCAAACTGATGGAAGTCCTGTTGCATTATTTAACCTCTTTGTAACGGTACGTTTCAAGAGGTCTTGCACAATAGCAGGTTCAACAAATTATCTCTTGCTTTCAGATTGTCAGAGATCAATTACATATGGTGATATCAATGTCTCCTATTGGGGATTCTTTCCGAAACCGTGTACGAAAATTCCCCTCAATTGTTAACTGCTGTACTATCGATTGGTTTCAACCATGGCCCAAGGATGCTTTGGTCGCCGTGGCTACCAAATTTCTGTCTACCGTCGAAATGCCCGAAAATGAGCGCAACGTGTGCATCGACATGTGCATGGAATTCCATACATCTACCCAGGAGCTGTCGGATGAATTCATGATTCGGTTGAACCGTCATAACTACGTGACCCCTACCTCTTATCTAGAACTAATCCATACCTTCAAGACGTTGTTGGACAAAAAGAGAACGTAATAACGTTTACTTGGTTATCGGTTTGTTCAGCAGGGTTCATCTTTCTATGATTGTCATTTCTAGGGACGTCCTAACCGGCAAGAATCGTTACTTGACAGGGCTTAAACAGCTGGAGATTGCAGCCCAACAGGTCGGGGTGATGCAGGAACAGCTGGAGGCTGTACAGCCGCAGTTGAAGATTGCTGCTGAGACAGTGGCCCAACAGATGGCCAAAGTTCAAGCAGACAGTGAGGCTGCGGCCGTACAGAAGGAACTAGTCAAGAAGGACGAAATTGTCGCGCAGGAAAAGGCTGCCGCTGCCAATGCGATCAAGGAGGATTGTGATGCCAAATTAGCAGATGCGATGCCAATTTTGAACACAGCTCTTGCGGCGCTGAACACTTTAACTGCGGCAGATATAACCATCGTCAAAACGATGAAAAGTCCACCAATAGGAGTAAAGATTGTCATGGAGGCAGTTTGTATCTTGAAGGACTTGAAGCCGGATCGTGTTCAGGCCCCGTCTGGAATGGGTATGGTGGAGGATTACTGGGGTCCAGCAAAGAAGCTTCTGGGTGatatgaaatttttggaagGACTGATGAACTTTGAGAAGGACGACATCCCTCCAAGAGTCATTCAGAAGCTGGAGGAACGAATTTTGAGCAATGAAAATTTCGATCCTGAAAAGGTTAAGACGGCTTCCACTGCTTGTGAAGGACTGTGCAAGTGGGTGATTGCGATCGTCAAATACGACAAAGTGGCCAAAGAGATAGCTCCTAAAAAAATTGAACAGAGAGAAGCCGAGGCAAAAAGCGATGCAGCGGTTGCATTATTGAATGAAAAGTTGGAGCAGCTGGCAATTGTGGAAGAGAGTTTGGCTGAATTGCAAAGAAAGCTGGATGAGCAGGTTCAACAGCATGCCAAGTTGCAAGCAAATGTGGAGTTGTGCATGAAAAAGTTGGAACGTGCAACTGAAATCATAACTGGTTTAGGAGGCGAAAAGGATCGATGGGAACAAGCCGCAGAAAACTTGGGTCATGTGTACGACAACTTGACAGGAGATGTCCTCATAGCGTCTGGTGTAGTTGCTTATCTAGGCCCATTCACGATACAGTTCCGGGCACAGCAGATCAAACGGTGGATAAGTAGTTGTATAACCAGGAAAATAGTCTGCTCGCAAGATTTTCAGCTGGCGAATGTTTTGGGTAATCCGGTAGATATACGAGCTTGGAATATATTTGGATTGCCAAGCGATCCGTTTTCCATTGAGAGTGCGATAATTATCCAGTAAGTTTAGAGTATGACTTGTTCAATTAGATTGATGAGATGAAACTTTCTATTTAACAGTAATGGTCGTCGTTGGCCGCTGATGATTGATCCACAAGGACAAGCAAACAAATGGGTTCGAAATATGGAGAAAGCCAATCGCATTTGTATCATTCGGTTTAATCAGCCAGATTATACGAGAGTATTGGAAAATGCAATTCAATTTGGGTTACCCGTACTACTCGAAAATGTCGGAGAAGAAATAGAGCCGCTGTTAGAACCCATCTTGCTAAAACAAATTTTCCGACAAGGTGGAACCATGTGTATCAAGTTGGGCGATTCCATTATTGAGTATAATGATTCTTTCaagtaatgttttaattgtattttttcAACAGATAAATGATAAAGTGTTTTTTAGGTTTTATATAACTACAAAACTACGGAATCCACATTACTTACCGGAGATTGCTGTCAAGGTAACGCTGTTGAACTTCATGATAACCCAAACTGGCTTGCAAGATCAGGTGAGAGATGTAAACTTGATCATAGGAGATCAGATAAAACTTCACAACCTTTTTTCAGCTTCTATCGATTACGGTTGCCAGAGAACGTCCTGACCTGGAAACAGAGAAGAATGCCCTTATTGTGCAAGGCGCAGAGAATAAGCGCTTGCTGCAGGAAATAGAAGACAAAATCCTGCAAGTTCTCAGCTCTGAAGGAAATATTCTTGA comes from Armigeres subalbatus isolate Guangzhou_Male chromosome 2, GZ_Asu_2, whole genome shotgun sequence and encodes:
- the LOC134212947 gene encoding dynein axonemal heavy chain 7 isoform X2, producing the protein MQDFDKYMTLMNGTDIDEIERFMEKRPSFEEYCKYIQRYKQMEDNVAKEIYGVMSMGFYEFHREGLIDTLEGLAKFMQQELISKMTADQQSAASQLAQDYEVIATKVLTIPKDTVELMSLKSYAIKMEETTIPEMEERLKINLSHLLYLTDYTIFTPLEIKQNNNTFQWYMKMATIFQDHKNIIAEKVVEYQDSLKRRIENFRRDLEIYWGQVKEYDSWGEIKNLQKYKKKATGLHNKLVSAMEKIDHINEEEIAYGWELSQYPLRKQCHDKLTPYKSLYDAGQEFMDKHDLWMHSQVGLHDPEQVEETVGSLYRTVYKLEKKFSDSYQTQRLAHDIKTRIDQFKTHLPIVQTLGNPGMKERHWEQVSEIIGFPIKIAPDLTLEKVIDYGLDDYIQRFETISESATKENNLEKAMIKMVNEWSDMAFVVMPYRDTGTYILSAVDDIQVLLDDHIIKTQTMKSSLYIKPFEADILAWEKKLMLLQDILDDWLKVQATWMYLEPIFSSPDIQSQMPEEGRRFSAVDKIWKDLMKNVYADTKVLAVLEIDKMSEKLKKSYSLLEIIQKGLNEYLEKKRLYFPRFFFLSNDELLEILSETKNPTRVQPHLKKCFEGIATLHFTESLDITMMRSSEGEEVQLADEVSTSKAKGQVEKWLLDLEKSMKKSVHIKIDESYESYTKTLRHEWVLMWPGQCVQSISCAFWTLEVTLCFDSADPLEALEEYKDTCKTQISHIVDLVRGKLALQNRITLGALIVLDVHARDVLTELINTHTTKSDDFTWLAQLRYYMEEKNLSTRMINSTLKYGYEYLGNTSRLVITPLTDRCFRTLFGALHLHLGGAPEGPAGTGKTETTKDLAKAVAKQCVVFNCSDGLDYIALGKFFKGLASCGAWSCFDEFNRIDLEVLSVVAQQILTIQRGINSGSPTLIFEGTSLTLDPTCAVFITMNPGYAGRSELPDNLKALFRSVAMMVPDYALISEIELYSYGFLNAKPLAIKIVATYRLCSEQLSSQPHYDYGMRAVKSVLKAAGALKLRYPDELEDILVLRSIKDVNLAKFLNQDVPLFQGIISDLFPGVVLPEPDYVVFNAAVQKACEHNNMQCTPFFLEKVQQLYEMIVVRHGLMLVGPPFGGKTTAYRMLAEALCYIEEQGEMDEHKAHYTVINPKAITMGQLYGQFDSVSHEWSDGILAVSYRQFAVSTTPDRKWLIFDGPVDAVWIENMNTVLDDNKKLCLMSGEIIQLAPTTNLIFEVMDLDAASPATVSRCGMIYLEPSTLGWEPLLESWKNTLPPVLHSVNKQVITQMFMRFCPILLWFVRKGGVREMMPTSDSNLVKSVMNLFDCFMDDYRNETYMKTVTEVDVRAQLEGVFFFSCIWAIGGPLETESREKFSELFRALTEKVFPPEINDKFHIPPSIQVPNLTKPFIFQIPKGGTVFDYHFTKEGKGKWRPWAEEIGQTINIQRDMPVNQIIVPTVETIRITALLELLVQHGKYLLLVGPTGTGKSVYTIDFLLKRNDTNVYKPLLINFSAQTSANQVQDIIMSKLDKRRKGVYGPPLGKKCVVFIDDVSMPLKETYGAQPPIEIVRMFLDHAIWYDRKEVVPMKLVDLQLMCAMGPPSTGNTVTPRFSRHFNAISLDEFDDATLTGIFSKIVLWHLDTRGFSKEFDPCIDEIVLSTLQIYREARKKLLPTPAKCHYLFNLRDFSRVIQGVLLSVPEGTESLNSIRRMWAHEIIRVYGDRLVDDGDREWLFNELCAVIEKYMHEDPKDLFDRFVEGGQLKEQHLRGLMFCDFTNPKADTKLYLEVQDMEDLGFVVESYIVEYNNMSKKPMTLVLFRFAIEHLSRICRIIKQPRSHALLVGVGGSGRQSLARIASHICSYELYQVEISRQYGMTEWREDMKNLLKKVVSSDQHICFLFTDTQIKEETFLEDINNLLNSGEIPNLFTNEEKSEIIEKMRQLDRQKEKSQQTDGSPVALFNLFVTIVRDQLHMVISMSPIGDSFRNRVRKFPSIVNCCTIDWFQPWPKDALVAVATKFLSTVEMPENERNVCIDMCMEFHTSTQELSDEFMIRLNRHNYVTPTSYLELIHTFKTLLDKKRTDVLTGKNRYLTGLKQLEIAAQQVGVMQEQLEAVQPQLKIAAETVAQQMAKVQADSEAAAVQKELVKKDEIVAQEKAAAANAIKEDCDAKLADAMPILNTALAALNTLTAADITIVKTMKSPPIGVKIVMEAVCILKDLKPDRVQAPSGMGMVEDYWGPAKKLLGDMKFLEGLMNFEKDDIPPRVIQKLEERILSNENFDPEKVKTASTACEGLCKWVIAIVKYDKVAKEIAPKKIEQREAEAKSDAAVALLNEKLEQLAIVEESLAELQRKLDEQVQQHAKLQANVELCMKKLERATEIITGLGGEKDRWEQAAENLGHVYDNLTGDVLIASGVVAYLGPFTIQFRAQQIKRWISSCITRKIVCSQDFQLANVLGNPVDIRAWNIFGLPSDPFSIESAIIIHNGRRWPLMIDPQGQANKWVRNMEKANRICIIRFNQPDYTRVLENAIQFGLPVLLENVGEEIEPLLEPILLKQIFRQGGTMCIKLGDSIIEYNDSFKFYITTKLRNPHYLPEIAVKVTLLNFMITQTGLQDQLLSITVARERPDLETEKNALIVQGAENKRLLQEIEDKILQVLSSEGNILEDESAVSVLSSSKTLANEINEKQIIAETTERQIDIARLQYTSIAAHSTILFFTIADLANIDPMYQYSLNWFVNLFTAAIDNTEKVDEVPARLEDLRTYFTYSLYENICRSLFEKDKILFSLLLTTNLQFERGEIDRTEFMFLLTGGVGLDNPDANPAEWLPGNCWDEICRLTAFNSFKGFKEHVVGNLRRWKALFDDDTPECAELPEPWKSNLTPFQKLLVLRCFRSDKLVPGIELYVEGIMTRKYVEPPPFDLSASYDESNCCVPLIFVLTPGADPTATLLRFADTQGLGSNRLFSLSLGQGQGPIATKMIDEGTKFGNWVLLQNCHLAQSWMPTLERICESFQPDTTHPDFRLWLTSYPTEHFPVVVLQNGIKITNEPPKGLRMNIVRSYMSDPISNVEWFEACKQSANFKKLLFSLCFFHGVVQERRQFGPIGWNISYEFNETDLSISLTQLRMFLDEYEEVQYVALRYLTGECNYGGRVTDDWDRRCLNTTLAKFYSEKVLDEDGYILDEQGLYKIPELKEHEEFMAYIKELPVIAKPGVFGLHENADIMKDQKETDLLLTNALKTQTTSTGSFRETPAEIVIRVSTDILRRLPKEFDRDATLEKYPTSYHQSMNTVLVQEMVRFNQLLICIRSSLTTASKAMQGLVAMSPDIEEVVASVLVGRIPALWAKRSYPSLKPLGSYIMDFISRLQFLQRWFDDGPPVDFWISGFFFTQAFLTGAQQNFARKYVIPIDLLTFDNTVLTESEFEEPPADGVYVYGLFLEGARWDKKKGYLQESFPRVLYDTMPHLWMLPLKKDDLVLRHSYDCPVYKTAERRGILSTTGHSTNFVVALNLDCDPSTEPEHWIRRGTALLCQLSH